The Streptomyces tendae genome has a window encoding:
- the murJ gene encoding murein biosynthesis integral membrane protein MurJ, with amino-acid sequence MNAPYDGDRGSAAANSGHPESDPAGGPPPGHDQASQPPADMYVQDAYDQDPYRAQDIAAQDPVAEALYDRSAHPPPPPAAQHPQQPLYGQPPQSPYAPDPRVWARTPAPEPDGPTQYLPYGDDPRTTQYVGVDDLVGQAGEQRHEPDAFAHLFRDQQQSGAFPDQQGGGYARPQAGAYPGAAAHPGQPAGDPQQYAAAPVPGPTSPTPGHYGGATPPPAAEPSVPEPAPAPKKGGRAGGLLKSSAVMAAGTMVSRLTGFIRSALIVSALGLGLLGDSFQVAYQLPTMIYILTVGGGLNSVFVPQLVRSMKDDEDGGEAYANRLLTLVMVALALLTALAWLGAPLLVRALSNPVATDPAANDVAVTFTRYFLPSIFFMGVHVVMGQILNARGRFGAMMWTPVLNNIVIIVTLGTFIWVYGTAADSKMQVSTIPAEGMRLLGVGVLLGLVVQALAMIPYLRETGFRIRLRFDWKGHGLGKAAMLAKWTILFVLANQAGALVVTQLSTAAGLDSDVEGTGFAAYANAQLIWGLPQAIITVSLMAALLPRISRSAAEDDGGAVRDDISQGLRTTAVAIVPISFGFVALGIPMCTLIFGSSGTSEATNMGFMLMAFGLGLIPYSVQYVVLRAFYAYEDTRTPFYNTVIVAAANAVAAGICFLVLPPRWAVVGMAASYGVAYALGVGVAWRRLRKRLGGDLDGARVLRTYARLCIASVPAALLSGAACYGISKVLGQEVLGSFAALVGGGAVLLGVFYVAARRMRIEEVNSLVGMVRGRLGR; translated from the coding sequence ATGAACGCGCCGTACGACGGTGACCGCGGCAGTGCCGCGGCCAACTCGGGCCATCCCGAGTCGGACCCCGCCGGGGGTCCGCCGCCCGGGCACGACCAGGCGTCACAGCCACCCGCCGACATGTACGTCCAGGACGCCTACGACCAGGACCCTTACCGGGCGCAGGACATCGCCGCCCAGGACCCGGTGGCGGAGGCGCTCTACGACCGGTCGGCGCACCCGCCGCCCCCGCCCGCGGCCCAGCACCCGCAGCAGCCCCTGTACGGGCAGCCGCCGCAGTCCCCGTACGCGCCCGACCCTCGGGTGTGGGCCCGCACACCCGCCCCGGAGCCGGACGGTCCGACCCAGTACCTGCCCTACGGCGACGACCCGCGCACCACGCAGTACGTCGGCGTGGACGACCTGGTCGGCCAGGCCGGGGAGCAGCGCCACGAACCGGACGCCTTCGCGCATCTCTTCCGTGACCAGCAGCAGAGCGGGGCCTTCCCGGACCAGCAGGGCGGGGGGTACGCCCGGCCCCAGGCCGGTGCGTACCCCGGGGCCGCCGCGCACCCCGGACAGCCCGCGGGCGACCCGCAGCAGTACGCGGCAGCGCCGGTGCCCGGACCCACGTCCCCCACGCCCGGCCACTACGGGGGAGCGACTCCGCCGCCCGCCGCCGAGCCGTCGGTCCCGGAACCCGCGCCCGCGCCGAAGAAGGGCGGCCGCGCCGGTGGCCTGCTGAAGTCGAGTGCCGTGATGGCGGCGGGCACGATGGTGTCCCGCCTCACGGGATTCATCCGGTCCGCGCTGATCGTGTCGGCCCTGGGCCTCGGCCTGCTCGGTGACTCCTTCCAGGTCGCCTACCAGCTGCCGACCATGATCTACATCCTGACCGTCGGCGGCGGTCTCAACTCGGTCTTCGTGCCGCAGCTGGTGCGGTCGATGAAGGACGACGAGGACGGCGGCGAGGCCTACGCCAACCGCCTGCTGACGCTGGTGATGGTGGCGCTGGCCCTGCTCACCGCGCTGGCCTGGCTGGGCGCCCCGCTGCTGGTGCGGGCCCTGTCGAACCCCGTCGCCACGGACCCCGCGGCCAACGATGTCGCCGTCACCTTCACGCGCTACTTCCTGCCCTCGATCTTCTTCATGGGCGTCCATGTGGTGATGGGTCAGATCCTGAACGCCCGCGGCCGGTTCGGCGCGATGATGTGGACCCCGGTCCTGAACAACATCGTCATCATCGTCACGCTCGGCACGTTCATCTGGGTCTACGGCACCGCCGCGGACTCGAAGATGCAGGTCTCGACCATCCCGGCGGAGGGTATGCGGCTCCTCGGGGTCGGCGTGCTGCTCGGTCTCGTCGTGCAGGCCCTGGCGATGATCCCGTACCTGCGGGAGACCGGTTTCCGCATCCGCCTGCGCTTCGACTGGAAGGGTCACGGTCTCGGCAAGGCGGCGATGCTCGCCAAGTGGACCATCCTCTTCGTCCTCGCCAACCAGGCGGGTGCGCTGGTCGTCACCCAGCTGTCCACCGCCGCGGGTCTGGACTCGGACGTCGAGGGCACCGGTTTCGCCGCCTACGCCAACGCCCAGCTGATCTGGGGTCTGCCGCAGGCCATCATCACGGTCTCCCTCATGGCCGCGCTCCTGCCCCGCATCTCGCGCTCCGCGGCGGAGGACGACGGAGGCGCCGTCCGCGACGACATCTCCCAGGGCCTGCGCACCACCGCCGTCGCCATCGTGCCCATCTCCTTCGGCTTCGTCGCGCTCGGCATCCCGATGTGCACCCTGATCTTCGGCTCCTCGGGCACCAGCGAGGCCACCAACATGGGCTTCATGCTGATGGCCTTCGGCCTCGGCCTGATCCCCTACTCCGTGCAGTACGTCGTCCTGCGCGCCTTCTACGCCTACGAGGACACCCGGACCCCCTTCTACAACACGGTCATCGTGGCCGCCGCGAACGCGGTCGCCGCGGGGATCTGCTTCCTGGTGCTCCCGCCCCGCTGGGCCGTGGTCGGCATGGCCGCCTCGTACGGCGTGGCCTACGCCCTCGGGGTCGGCGTGGCCTGGCGGCGGCTGCGCAAGCGGCTGGGCGGCGACCTGGACGGCGCCCGGGTGCTGCGGACCTACGCCCGGCTGTGCATCGCGTCCGTGCCGGCCGCCCTGCTCAGCGGCGCGGCCTGCTACGGCATCAGCAAGGTGCTGGGCCAGGAGGTCCTGGGATCGTTCGCCGCCCTGGTGGGCGGCGGTGCCGTGCTGCTCGGCGTCTTCTACGTGGCCGCGCGCCGGATGCGGATCGAGGAGGTCAACTCGTTGGTCGGTATGGTCCGCGGACGCCTGGGACGCTGA